The following are from one region of the Streptomyces tuirus genome:
- a CDS encoding carbohydrate ABC transporter permease: MTKRASDVSVSPPRRRSKYTLAPLVLIAANVVLFALFFVWPAVIGLVYSFTNYTGVGVFQFVGLDNYQNLFGDSTFYDALSRTLLYTVLFVPLNFVFSLLIANVVVSRHAKGASVARVIFFIPWLLSPIVVGVLWRWLFGENFGLVNYLIHELGGGAVPWQSNADLSLLVVVMAASWAWTGFSMLLFIAAIKNVPVSYYEAASLDGAGPWRQFFHITLPSIAPTSFIVILLNTINAMKEYPVFVALNNGGPGTSNNLLVQYIYETGFKRGQIGYASAASFVLMLILMAVAIIQLIVNRRVENR, encoded by the coding sequence ATGACCAAACGCGCCTCGGACGTGTCCGTGAGCCCGCCCAGGAGACGCAGTAAGTACACCCTTGCGCCGCTCGTCCTCATCGCGGCCAACGTCGTGCTCTTCGCGCTGTTCTTCGTCTGGCCGGCGGTGATCGGGCTCGTCTACTCCTTCACGAACTACACGGGCGTAGGGGTCTTCCAGTTCGTCGGGCTGGACAACTACCAGAACCTGTTCGGGGACTCCACCTTCTACGACGCGCTGAGCCGGACGCTGCTGTACACCGTGCTCTTCGTCCCGCTGAACTTCGTGTTCTCGCTGCTCATCGCCAACGTGGTGGTGAGCAGGCACGCCAAGGGCGCCTCGGTCGCCCGTGTCATCTTCTTCATCCCGTGGCTGCTGTCGCCCATCGTGGTGGGTGTCCTGTGGCGCTGGCTGTTCGGTGAGAACTTCGGACTGGTCAACTACCTCATCCACGAGCTCGGCGGCGGCGCCGTTCCGTGGCAGTCGAACGCGGACCTGTCGCTGCTGGTGGTGGTCATGGCGGCGTCCTGGGCCTGGACGGGCTTCTCGATGCTGCTGTTCATCGCCGCGATCAAGAACGTGCCGGTGTCGTACTACGAGGCCGCCTCGCTCGACGGCGCCGGCCCCTGGCGGCAGTTCTTCCACATCACGCTGCCGAGCATCGCGCCCACCTCGTTCATCGTCATCCTGCTCAACACGATCAACGCGATGAAGGAGTACCCGGTGTTCGTCGCCCTCAACAACGGCGGGCCCGGCACGTCCAACAACCTGCTCGTCCAGTACATCTACGAGACCGGCTTCAAACGGGGCCAGATCGGCTACGCGAGCGCCGCGTCGTTCGTGCTCATGCTCATCCTGATGGCCGTCGCGATCATCCAGCTGATCGTCAACCGACGGGTGGAGAACCGATGA
- a CDS encoding ABC transporter substrate-binding protein: protein MTSLGVRRSRRLGRGGIRRAVPVAAVATAGALLLSACGSGSEAGGNAKSLTFWISTVPGQDAGWKKMVAQYEKETGVKVKLVNIPYDGYPAKLHNAAQANSLPDVAAVPALDPIWANKLIDLSSIAGKKSNKINANFVAKDSSGKVLSIPSDVTASGMFINKTLFEKAGVSFPASPHKTWTWTDFIKAADKVREKTGAKYSLTFDQSPSRLRAMVYEKGGKYVHADSSGTFSVDAATKKAVKTFVGWNDDKTMPKSVWTSGADPSAMFQSGDVVAYWSGVWQVPAFAESIKKFEWASVPTPAEPVQASDVNSGGMTVGFNNNAAAADAATKFLSWLYEPAHYQVLCETSGFLPVESGLNPKYPFKSEAAQAAFKLYNESIPLYAPISGYFNSAQTKWVLKGKSLPEDPTKTELGKAINGQQSSDKALQNIVDVYNQQVGG from the coding sequence ATGACCAGTCTGGGTGTGCGGCGCTCCCGCCGTCTCGGCCGCGGCGGCATACGTCGCGCGGTTCCCGTCGCTGCCGTGGCCACGGCAGGTGCCCTTCTGCTCTCCGCCTGCGGGTCGGGGTCCGAAGCAGGCGGGAACGCCAAGTCGCTGACGTTCTGGATCTCCACGGTCCCGGGGCAGGACGCGGGCTGGAAGAAGATGGTGGCGCAGTACGAGAAGGAGACCGGCGTCAAGGTCAAGCTCGTCAACATCCCCTACGACGGCTACCCGGCCAAGCTGCACAACGCCGCGCAGGCGAACTCGCTGCCCGACGTAGCGGCCGTGCCGGCGCTGGACCCGATCTGGGCGAACAAGCTGATCGACCTCAGCTCCATCGCCGGCAAGAAGAGCAACAAGATCAACGCCAACTTCGTCGCCAAGGACTCGTCCGGGAAGGTGCTGTCCATCCCCTCGGACGTCACCGCGTCCGGCATGTTCATCAACAAGACGCTGTTCGAGAAGGCCGGCGTCTCCTTCCCGGCCTCGCCCCACAAGACCTGGACCTGGACCGACTTCATCAAGGCGGCGGACAAGGTCCGCGAGAAGACCGGCGCCAAGTACTCCCTCACCTTCGACCAGTCGCCCTCCCGGCTGCGCGCCATGGTGTACGAGAAGGGCGGGAAGTACGTCCACGCGGACTCCTCCGGCACGTTCTCGGTCGACGCGGCGACCAAGAAGGCCGTGAAGACCTTCGTCGGATGGAACGACGACAAGACCATGCCGAAGTCGGTGTGGACCAGCGGCGCCGACCCGTCGGCCATGTTCCAGAGCGGTGACGTGGTCGCCTACTGGTCCGGCGTGTGGCAGGTGCCCGCCTTCGCGGAGAGCATCAAGAAGTTCGAGTGGGCGAGCGTCCCGACCCCCGCCGAGCCGGTGCAGGCCAGCGACGTCAACAGCGGCGGCATGACGGTGGGCTTCAACAACAACGCCGCCGCTGCCGACGCCGCGACGAAGTTCCTCAGCTGGCTGTACGAGCCGGCCCACTACCAGGTGCTGTGCGAGACGTCCGGCTTCCTGCCGGTCGAGAGCGGTCTGAACCCGAAGTACCCGTTCAAGTCCGAGGCGGCGCAGGCGGCGTTCAAGCTGTACAACGAGTCGATCCCGCTCTACGCCCCCATCTCCGGCTACTTCAACAGCGCGCAGACGAAGTGGGTGCTGAAGGGCAAGAGCCTCCCCGAGGACCCGACCAAGACGGAGCTCGGCAAGGCGATCAACGGCCAGCAGTCGTCCGACAAGGCCCTGCAGAACATCGTGGACGTCTACAACCAGCAGGTCGGCGGCTGA